Proteins from a genomic interval of Vicia villosa cultivar HV-30 ecotype Madison, WI unplaced genomic scaffold, Vvil1.0 ctg.000287F_1_1, whole genome shotgun sequence:
- the LOC131626450 gene encoding uncharacterized mitochondrial protein AtMg01250-like, producing the protein MPVLVNGSPSREFEVSRGLRQRDPLSPFLYVLVVEGLTGLARKSIDVGDFGRFSINGSCWVDILQFADDTLIVGEGSWKHVWAIKAVLWALELVSGLGINHHKSKLI; encoded by the coding sequence ATGCCGGTTCTTGTTAATGGTAGTCCCAGTAGGGAGTTTGAGGTTTCTAGAGGTTTGAGACAACGTGATCCGCTTTCAccttttctttatgttttagTGGTGGAAGGCCTAACGGGGTTAGCTAGAAAATCCATTGATGTTGGggattttgggagattttctATCAACGGGTCTTGTTGGGTTgatatccttcaatttgcggatgacactttaaTTGTGGGAGAAGGCTCTTGGAAACATGTTTGGGCGATTAAGGCAGTGCTTTGGGCGCTTGAACTTGTTTCGGGACTTGGAATTAATCATCACAAAAGTAAATTGATATGA